The Psychrobacter sp. LV10R520-6 genome includes a region encoding these proteins:
- a CDS encoding DNA gyrase inhibitor YacG, giving the protein MTQPTPNPLPKTYPCPRCGTKTAWQDNKSKPFCSERCKLIDLGAWANEDYTLPADSTPFSDEL; this is encoded by the coding sequence ATGACCCAACCAACCCCCAATCCCCTACCCAAAACTTATCCTTGCCCACGCTGCGGTACGAAAACAGCTTGGCAAGATAATAAATCTAAGCCGTTTTGTAGTGAGCGCTGTAAGCTTATAGACCTAGGCGCTTGGGCAAACGAAGACTATACCCTACCTGCCGATTCTACGCCATTTTCTGATGAGCTATAA
- the purD gene encoding phosphoribosylamine--glycine ligase: MNILVIGSGGREHALAWQCAKDDKVQHIYVAPGNAGTALEPKCQNVILEVTAGAGNLSFGKPSAAKHSAVIDFCQNNAIDMVIVGPEAPLVIGIVDACRDAGIQAWGPTAYCAQLEGSKTFAKEFMAQNNIPTAEYQGFTDVASAKSYVDKQGAPIVIKADGLAAGKGVIVAETIEQAHAAIDDMLADNKFGDAGSRVVIEQFLRGEEASFICMIDGENILPMATSQDHKRAFEGDTGPNTGGMGAYSPAPVVTKDVHDKVMAQVIQPVVDAMKAAGHPYTGFLYAGLMINEAGNPFVIEFNCRLGDPETQPILMRLQSSMVDLVAQGLTGKLPNQANWDARPALGIVMASKGYPETSSKGDIITGLPELAAQRDNTVKVFHAGTAIDENDDQAVVTNGGRVLCITALADNILEAQQAALAVSGAISFDGAHYRRDIGHHAIARENY, from the coding sequence ATGAATATTTTGGTGATTGGCTCAGGTGGTCGTGAACACGCATTAGCCTGGCAGTGTGCAAAAGATGACAAGGTACAGCACATTTACGTTGCCCCTGGCAATGCAGGTACTGCCCTTGAACCTAAGTGTCAAAACGTCATTTTAGAAGTTACTGCTGGTGCAGGCAATCTTAGTTTTGGAAAACCTAGTGCTGCAAAACACAGTGCGGTCATAGACTTTTGCCAAAATAACGCCATAGACATGGTCATCGTTGGCCCTGAAGCACCATTAGTCATCGGTATTGTAGATGCCTGCCGTGATGCTGGTATTCAAGCATGGGGGCCAACGGCTTATTGTGCGCAATTAGAAGGCTCTAAGACCTTTGCCAAAGAATTTATGGCGCAAAATAATATTCCCACTGCCGAATATCAAGGCTTTACTGACGTTGCCAGCGCTAAATCGTATGTTGATAAACAAGGCGCACCAATTGTCATTAAGGCTGACGGTCTTGCAGCTGGTAAAGGTGTCATCGTTGCCGAAACCATTGAACAAGCGCATGCAGCTATTGATGATATGCTAGCGGACAATAAATTTGGCGATGCGGGTAGCCGCGTGGTCATCGAGCAATTTTTAAGAGGTGAAGAGGCCAGCTTTATTTGTATGATTGATGGTGAGAACATTTTACCAATGGCCACTAGCCAAGATCATAAGCGTGCTTTTGAAGGAGATACCGGCCCGAATACCGGTGGCATGGGCGCATACTCCCCTGCTCCCGTGGTTACCAAAGACGTCCATGACAAAGTAATGGCACAAGTCATTCAGCCAGTCGTTGATGCCATGAAAGCTGCAGGTCATCCTTATACTGGGTTTTTGTATGCGGGGTTGATGATCAATGAAGCTGGTAATCCATTTGTGATTGAGTTCAATTGTCGCCTTGGTGATCCTGAAACGCAGCCAATTTTGATGCGCCTGCAGTCCTCAATGGTAGATTTGGTTGCTCAAGGGTTAACTGGTAAGTTACCCAATCAAGCCAATTGGGACGCACGCCCTGCATTAGGCATTGTGATGGCATCGAAAGGCTATCCAGAAACATCTTCTAAAGGCGATATCATTACTGGATTGCCAGAGCTTGCTGCTCAACGTGATAACACCGTAAAAGTTTTTCATGCTGGCACGGCGATTGATGAAAATGACGACCAAGCCGTTGTCACCAATGGCGGGCGTGTATTATGTATCACTGCGTTGGCAGACAATATATTGGAAGCGCAGCAAGCAGCACTCGCTGTATCTGGCGCGATTAGTTTTGATGGTGCTCATTATCGCCGTGATATCGGTCATCATGCTATCGCACGTGAAAATTATTAA
- a CDS encoding ABC1 kinase family protein: protein MAHDPSKPSNNKQSIDNLKTSGFERRLSIAKTSLNIGRRWAGNSVSGMFLDKKARTVRNQAFMEAQANYVAVELGKLKGSVVKIGQMLAMYGEHVLPPEITRALQTLNDDTATLTWSKIEQTLQRILGDKLSELDVDPVPIGTASLAQVHRATVLATGEQVVLKVQYPGVADAIDSDLALFKRLLKVSNIVPQTRSLDTWFEEIRDLLHHEVDYEAEAATTERFYERLLDDPRYVVPKINRTYSTKRLLCMSYEPGVSVVSEALRLVPHERRNAIGQAAIEIMMREIFVWGEMQTDPNFGNYLVRIGNNDQDDDAEIDKLVLLDFGAIRQFDNTLLTIARGLLRAGYYHDHQAMALVMTGYDFFDSMSDKVRTDVASLFLLATEPFSNPATNPDIPVSCLDEQQRYIWAGSKLHSRLSASATRAIQSFEFNLPPKEFMFISRKFIGAYTFLTVIDAHTDSNKLVKLFL from the coding sequence ATGGCACATGATCCGTCTAAACCTTCTAATAATAAACAATCGATTGATAACCTAAAAACTTCAGGGTTCGAACGTCGATTGTCGATTGCTAAAACCTCCTTGAATATTGGTCGCCGCTGGGCGGGCAATAGTGTCTCTGGTATGTTTTTAGACAAAAAAGCACGCACGGTACGCAATCAAGCCTTTATGGAAGCACAGGCGAATTATGTTGCAGTAGAGCTTGGCAAGCTCAAAGGTTCGGTAGTCAAAATTGGTCAGATGTTAGCTATGTATGGTGAGCACGTCTTGCCGCCTGAAATTACTCGTGCGCTGCAAACACTCAATGATGATACTGCAACACTCACTTGGTCAAAAATAGAGCAAACGTTACAGCGTATCTTGGGTGACAAGCTAAGCGAACTTGACGTTGACCCTGTTCCTATTGGCACCGCTTCCCTCGCCCAAGTTCATCGTGCAACCGTGTTGGCTACTGGCGAACAAGTGGTGTTAAAAGTTCAATATCCAGGGGTGGCAGACGCTATTGATTCGGATTTGGCATTGTTCAAACGCTTGTTAAAAGTAAGTAATATCGTTCCGCAAACGCGCTCACTTGATACTTGGTTTGAGGAAATACGTGATCTACTCCATCATGAAGTGGATTATGAGGCAGAAGCCGCAACGACAGAACGTTTTTATGAACGTCTACTCGATGATCCGCGTTATGTGGTTCCCAAAATAAATCGTACTTATTCAACTAAGCGTTTATTGTGTATGTCTTATGAGCCAGGAGTTTCGGTTGTTTCCGAAGCGCTGCGCTTAGTGCCTCACGAGCGCCGCAACGCGATTGGTCAAGCTGCCATCGAAATTATGATGCGAGAGATTTTTGTGTGGGGCGAGATGCAAACTGATCCAAATTTTGGTAACTATTTAGTGCGTATCGGCAATAATGACCAAGATGATGATGCTGAGATCGACAAACTAGTTTTACTGGATTTTGGTGCTATTCGTCAATTTGATAACACTCTATTGACGATAGCGCGTGGCCTATTACGAGCAGGTTACTATCATGATCATCAGGCAATGGCGTTAGTTATGACAGGTTATGATTTTTTTGATAGTATGAGTGATAAGGTCCGTACTGATGTTGCCTCGCTGTTTTTACTGGCTACCGAACCTTTTAGTAATCCCGCAACTAATCCTGACATCCCTGTCAGCTGCTTGGATGAGCAACAACGTTATATTTGGGCAGGTAGTAAACTGCATTCACGACTTTCAGCGTCTGCTACTCGTGCGATACAATCATTCGAGTTTAACCTACCTCCTAAAGAGTTTATGTTTATCAGCCGTAAGTTTATTGGGGCCTATACGTTTTTAACGGTAATTGACGCTCATACAGATTCTAACAAGTTGGTGAAACTTTTTCTTTAG
- a CDS encoding LysR family transcriptional regulator translates to MIDNLRGMAVFASVVGHGSFSGSARELGITTSAVSQQIRALENELGVVLLHRSTRKLSLTEAGASFYDAAKDVVSAAEQGRIKVNQLRDELAGSLRIATTPELGVNHILPALSTWMAAHDDLSITYLADNHYIDMIDERIDIAVRMSPNINDSTLSSHPLTDVRQMLVASPQYLRQHKKIETPKDLADHHLICIDIMKDSNHVDLTQTETSKKTRAKMTSRIHTNNVFMATTLAKEGHGLVRMMEMDVKKELESGELVEVLTGFQLPSFVLYAVTLNREQQPAKITRCLEVLKKYFHAS, encoded by the coding sequence ATGATAGATAATTTACGCGGTATGGCCGTGTTCGCCAGTGTGGTCGGACACGGCTCTTTCAGTGGTTCAGCTCGCGAGCTTGGTATCACAACCAGCGCGGTCAGCCAACAAATTCGGGCACTAGAAAATGAGCTGGGTGTGGTATTACTACATCGCTCGACTCGTAAGCTGAGCCTAACGGAAGCGGGTGCGAGCTTTTATGACGCTGCAAAAGACGTGGTCAGCGCTGCTGAGCAAGGCAGAATTAAAGTTAATCAGCTGCGTGATGAATTAGCAGGTAGTTTACGAATCGCTACCACGCCTGAGCTCGGGGTTAATCATATTTTACCGGCTTTATCCACTTGGATGGCGGCACATGACGATCTGAGTATCACTTATTTGGCAGACAATCATTATATCGATATGATTGATGAGCGTATCGATATTGCCGTTCGTATGAGCCCAAATATCAATGACTCAACCTTAAGCAGTCATCCACTGACTGATGTGCGTCAAATGCTGGTCGCCTCACCACAGTATTTACGTCAACACAAAAAGATCGAAACCCCCAAAGATTTAGCCGACCATCATCTAATTTGTATCGATATCATGAAAGACTCTAATCATGTTGATTTGACTCAGACAGAAACGAGTAAAAAAACACGAGCAAAAATGACCTCGCGTATCCATACCAATAACGTCTTTATGGCGACCACTTTGGCTAAAGAAGGCCATGGTCTGGTTAGAATGATGGAGATGGATGTTAAAAAAGAGCTAGAGAGTGGCGAATTGGTCGAAGTATTGACTGGCTTTCAGCTACCAAGCTTTGTGCTATATGCCGTCACCTTAAACCGTGAGCAACAACCGGCAAAAATTACTCGTTGCCTAGAAGTATTGAAAAAATACTTTCATGCTAGCTAG
- the dnaX gene encoding DNA polymerase III subunit gamma/tau, translated as MTQQYQVLARKYRPKNFHELIGQTHVSQALINAIDYNRLHHAYLFTGTRGVGKTTIARILSKCLNCDMGVTSTPCGVCDNCVAIDQGRFIDLIEIDAASRTKVEDTRELLDNVPYAPSQGRYKVYLIDEVHMLSTHSFNALLKTLEEPPEHVKFLLATTDPQKLPITIISRCLQFVLRPLPQTLLSEHLANVLTQEQVAYTQPALWQLASAAKGSVRDALSLTDQAIAFGQGALDDVTVNAMLGLIDAADLVRLITDIYNHDKSAVAAHIEQMRAQMVDASSMFDGLAELLHQLALTQLLPKVALNVNEAQAQTINTLAQHISPDVLQLYYEIVVKAREGIKLASTPMQALEMCILRLLAFRPLPVDEMLVTTATEVSDSATSTGHVATSAPESQPYNVDYEVANNADHEIAHEIVKQEENNATPIDDVTAVSEAESSLLTSTTDNNEHLDISDDISNDITVDEESNDIYRTHEPTADNNTVESEPIAEPIAEPIAEPIAEPIAEPSGNDSQLIQQTDDPRILLRCSPQQMTGEWTPGKWDYWLQTAREDDMLAQDELALARQGMMTGVCNGKAVFITSVDSKHLQATFQQLAEKLQQQFTQAEISLQIDSSVMTADDKTPERRQRQRLVQATAVAESRLFNSPVMQYLTDRREGKMGKVQLY; from the coding sequence ATGACGCAGCAATATCAAGTCTTAGCCCGTAAATATCGCCCCAAAAACTTCCATGAGTTAATTGGGCAGACACATGTCTCACAAGCGTTGATTAATGCGATTGATTATAATCGTCTGCATCATGCTTATCTGTTTACTGGCACGCGCGGTGTGGGTAAGACGACTATTGCACGTATTTTATCCAAGTGTCTGAACTGTGATATGGGCGTTACCAGCACCCCGTGCGGCGTATGTGATAATTGCGTGGCGATTGATCAAGGTCGCTTTATCGATTTGATTGAAATTGATGCCGCTTCTCGTACCAAGGTTGAGGACACGCGTGAGTTGCTCGATAATGTTCCTTATGCGCCAAGCCAAGGACGCTATAAGGTTTACCTCATTGATGAAGTGCATATGCTGTCGACGCACAGCTTTAATGCGCTTTTAAAAACGCTAGAAGAACCGCCTGAGCATGTCAAGTTCTTGCTGGCAACTACCGATCCGCAAAAACTACCGATTACTATTATTTCGCGCTGCTTGCAGTTTGTGCTGCGTCCTCTGCCGCAAACTCTGCTCAGTGAACATTTGGCAAACGTCTTAACCCAAGAACAAGTCGCCTACACTCAGCCAGCATTATGGCAGCTGGCAAGTGCGGCTAAAGGTTCAGTACGTGATGCTTTGTCATTGACCGATCAGGCCATTGCCTTTGGTCAAGGCGCTCTTGATGATGTGACGGTTAATGCGATGCTTGGTTTGATTGATGCGGCCGACTTGGTGCGCTTAATCACTGATATCTATAACCATGACAAATCTGCAGTTGCGGCTCATATCGAACAGATGCGCGCGCAAATGGTTGATGCTTCCAGTATGTTTGATGGACTCGCTGAGCTACTGCATCAATTGGCACTAACCCAGCTGCTGCCTAAAGTTGCCCTTAATGTAAATGAGGCACAAGCGCAAACTATAAACACGCTCGCGCAGCATATCAGTCCTGATGTCTTACAGTTGTATTATGAGATTGTCGTAAAAGCGCGCGAAGGTATCAAGCTTGCCAGTACGCCGATGCAAGCGCTTGAGATGTGTATTTTGCGCCTATTAGCGTTTCGTCCGTTGCCTGTTGATGAGATGTTAGTAACCACTGCTACTGAGGTTTCAGATTCTGCAACTTCTACCGGGCATGTCGCAACGTCAGCGCCTGAGTCCCAACCTTACAATGTTGATTATGAGGTTGCTAATAACGCTGATCATGAGATTGCTCATGAGATTGTTAAGCAAGAGGAAAATAACGCTACGCCAATAGATGATGTAACAGCGGTAAGTGAAGCAGAATCTAGTTTATTGACAAGCACTACAGACAATAATGAACATTTAGATATCAGTGATGATATTAGTAACGATATTACGGTTGATGAGGAGTCTAATGACATTTATCGAACTCATGAGCCAACCGCTGATAATAATACCGTAGAGTCAGAACCCATTGCGGAACCCATTGCGGAACCCATTGCGGAACCCATTGCGGAACCCATTGCGGAACCCAGCGGAAATGATTCTCAGTTAATACAACAGACTGACGACCCACGTATCTTGTTGCGTTGTTCCCCACAACAAATGACCGGCGAATGGACACCGGGAAAGTGGGATTATTGGCTCCAAACAGCTCGTGAAGACGACATGCTAGCGCAAGATGAGCTGGCCTTAGCGCGCCAAGGTATGATGACGGGCGTATGTAATGGCAAAGCAGTATTTATCACTAGTGTGGATAGTAAGCACTTGCAAGCGACTTTTCAACAGCTCGCGGAAAAATTGCAACAGCAATTCACACAAGCAGAGATTAGTTTGCAAATTGATAGCAGTGTCATGACAGCCGATGACAAAACCCCTGAGCGTCGTCAACGTCAGCGATTGGTACAAGCGACAGCGGTAGCAGAATCAAGGTTATTTAACTCACCCGTGATGCAATACCTGACTGATCGCCGCGAAGGAAAAATGGGCAAGGTTCAGTTATATTAA
- a CDS encoding aspartate aminotransferase family protein: protein MSATYLMPTYNRQPISFTRGAGSWLYTQDDTPYLDALTGIAVCGLGHCHPQVTQAIQQQAATLVHTSNLFGIDWQERAGEALCSAAEMDSVFFANSGAEANEAALKMARLYAHQQGFKRPKVIVMEQSFHGRTLLSLSATANPKAREGFFTLEDDFIRVPFDDIEAIQKVAKEHDDICAIFVEPIQGEGGLNTAANGFAYLEQLQAECDAHNWLFMLDEVQTGNGRTGKYFAYQHSNARPDVLTTAKGLGNGFPVGACMVRGRANGLFGAGSHGSTYGGTPLASRVVHSVYDVLANSNIMENAVTEGQFIRDSMTDALGQYGVSSRGAGMMIGIVLPETMDCSQLVDRARDEQKLIINVTGGHVIRLLPPLNMSRDESEQVVERLLELLKPLF, encoded by the coding sequence ATGTCAGCTACTTATCTGATGCCTACTTATAATCGTCAACCGATTAGCTTTACCCGCGGTGCGGGCAGTTGGCTCTATACGCAGGATGACACGCCGTATTTAGATGCGCTGACCGGTATTGCAGTTTGCGGTTTGGGTCATTGCCATCCGCAAGTAACGCAAGCTATTCAGCAACAGGCAGCGACCTTGGTACATACCAGTAATTTATTTGGTATCGATTGGCAAGAGCGTGCCGGCGAAGCCTTATGTAGTGCGGCAGAAATGGACAGTGTATTTTTTGCTAATAGTGGCGCTGAAGCGAATGAAGCAGCCTTAAAAATGGCGCGATTATATGCCCATCAGCAAGGTTTTAAACGTCCTAAAGTCATTGTGATGGAACAGTCATTCCATGGTCGTACCTTATTATCATTATCAGCGACTGCCAACCCTAAGGCGCGTGAAGGCTTTTTTACCTTAGAGGACGACTTTATCCGTGTGCCTTTTGATGATATTGAAGCGATTCAAAAAGTAGCGAAAGAACACGATGACATCTGCGCGATATTTGTAGAGCCTATTCAAGGTGAAGGCGGTCTCAATACCGCTGCCAATGGATTTGCTTACTTAGAACAACTACAAGCTGAATGTGATGCTCATAACTGGCTGTTCATGCTGGATGAAGTACAGACGGGTAACGGACGTACGGGAAAATACTTTGCGTATCAACATAGCAATGCTCGTCCTGATGTATTGACCACAGCAAAGGGGCTTGGTAACGGTTTCCCAGTCGGTGCTTGTATGGTACGCGGACGAGCCAATGGCTTGTTTGGTGCCGGTAGTCATGGCTCTACTTATGGTGGTACGCCGCTGGCAAGCCGAGTAGTTCATAGTGTCTATGACGTATTAGCCAATAGTAACATCATGGAAAATGCCGTCACTGAGGGACAGTTTATCCGTGACAGCATGACTGATGCGCTAGGCCAATATGGCGTCAGCAGTCGCGGGGCTGGGATGATGATCGGTATTGTGCTACCTGAGACCATGGATTGTAGCCAGCTGGTTGACCGCGCCCGTGATGAGCAAAAACTGATTATCAACGTCACCGGCGGGCATGTCATTCGTTTGCTACCACCACTCAATATGAGCCGTGATGAAAGCGAACAAGTGGTTGAGCGTTTGCTAGAATTGTTAAAACCCCTATTCTAA